GAGCAGCAGCAGGTATTGCACCTGCGTGACCTCGAACCCGTAGAGCGGGATCACCGACCCCGGCGCGCCGATGGCGTCGTTGATGATCCGCTTGGGCAGTTCCAGCGACGCGTAGAGAAACGGAAACGAAATCAGCGTCAGCAGCAGCAGAACCAGTTGCTGCCGCTTGGAATTCTTCCAGATGAAGGAAAACAGGGTGGGTTCCATGCACCGGTCCCGGCGAATATCAGATCGGGCACCCACGTTTGCGTTGCGGGGCAGTTGGGGAAGGTAAGCGCTGCACCGGGTCAAATCAAGGCGGGCCCGGTGTCATGGTTCGCCCTTGTGCCGCCCCGCACCCGTGGCTATTCCCGATATGACGTGAATTCAGCGAGGCTACGAGATGCTCAACCGCAAGTTCGACAAGACCCGTCTGCCCAGCCGCCATGTGACCGAAGGCCCGGCCCGCGCGCCGCACCGGTCCTATTATTACGCGATGGGCATGACCGAAGACGAGATCCACCAGCCGCTGGTGGGCGTCGCCACCTGCTGGAACGAAGCCGCGCCCTGCAACATCTCGCTGAACCGCCAGGCGCAGGCGGTGAAGATGGGGGTCAAGCAGGCCTTTGGCACGCCGCGCGAATTCACCACGATCACCGTCACCGACGGCATCGCCATGGGCCACGAAGGGATGCGGTCGTCGCTGGCATCGCGCGAGGCCATCGCCGACACGGTCGAACTGACCATGCGCGGCCATTGCTACGATGCCATCGTCGGGCTGGCCGGTTGCGACAAGAGCCTGCCGGGCATGATGATGGCGATGGTGCGGCTGAACGTGCCGTCCGTGTTCATCTACGGCGGGTCGATCCTGCCGGGCAAGGCGCCCCAGATCGACGAGGTGCCCGAGGATTTCCGGTCTCGCGATCTGACCGTGCAGGACATGTTCGAGGCGGTCGGACGGCACCAGAACGGCACCATGTCCGACAAGGCGCTGGACGTTCTGGAACGGGTCGCCTGCCCCAGCGCCGGCGCCTGCGGCGGCCAGTTTACCGCCAACACCATGGCCTGCGTGTCCGAAGCGATCGGGCTGGCGCTGATGAACAGCTCGGGCATGCCCGCGCCCTACGAATCCCGCGACCAGTATGCCGAGGCCTCGGGCCAGGCGGTGATGACCCTGCTGGACCGCAACATCCGCGCCCGCGATGTCGTCACCCGCAAGAGCCTGGAAAACGCCGCCCGCGTGGTCGCCTGCACCGGCGGATCGACCAATGCGGGGCTGCACCTGCCCGCAATCGCGCACGAGGCGGGGATCGAGTTCTTCCTCGATGACGTGTGCGACATCTTCCGCGAGACGCCCTATTTCGTCGACCTGAAACCGGGCGGCGAGTATGTGGCCAAGGATCTCTTTGACGCAGGCGGCATCCCGGTGGTGATGAAGGAACTGCGCAAGGCCGGCCTGATCCACGAAGATTGCATCACCGCCACCGGCCGCAGCATCGGCGAGGAACTGGACCGGATCGACCGCGAGGCCGACGGCAAGGTGATCTATCCCATCGAGACCCCGATCTCGAAAACCGGCGGCGTGGTGGGCCTGAAAGGCAACCTGGCCCCCGAAGGCGCGATCGTGAAGGTCGCGGGCATCGCCGAGGAAAACCAGAAATTCACCGGCCCCGCCCGCGTCTTCGAATGCGAAGAGGACGCGTTCGAGGCGGTGAAGAAACGCGACTATGCCGAAGGCGAGGTCATCGTCATCCGCAACGAGGGCCCGTCCGGCGGGCCGGGCATGCGCGAGATGCTGGCCACCACCGCCGCCCTGTCCGGCCAGGGCATGGGCAAGAAGGTGGCGCTGATCACCGACGGGCGCTTTTCCGGCGCGACCCGTGGGTTCTGCGTCGGCCATGTCGGCCCCGAGGCGGCCCATGGCGGGCCGATCGCGCTGCTGCGCAATGGCGACATGATCACCATCGACGCGATCTCGGGCAACCTGTCGGTCGATCTGTCCGATGACGAACTGGCCGCGCGCAAGTCTGACTGGGCCGGTCCCCGTGAAACCATCTATGGGTCGGGCGCGCTGTGGAAATACGCGCAGCTCGTCGGCGCGACCTACAAGGGGGCGGTCACCCATCCGGGCGGCGCGGACGAACGGCACCAATACATGGACCTCTAGGCCGGTCGGGCGGGCGGGCCGGTCTTACCCGCCGCCCGCCCGGCCCGCCTGCCAGGACAGGGAGCGCGATGGGCAGGATACTGGAAACGCTGGTGGGCGACCGCGTGCTGCGGCACTGGAACCGTGCCGCAGCCGGTGCCGCCGACCTGTCCCAGCGTGATCTGCG
This is a stretch of genomic DNA from Pukyongiella litopenaei. It encodes these proteins:
- the ilvD gene encoding dihydroxy-acid dehydratase — translated: MLNRKFDKTRLPSRHVTEGPARAPHRSYYYAMGMTEDEIHQPLVGVATCWNEAAPCNISLNRQAQAVKMGVKQAFGTPREFTTITVTDGIAMGHEGMRSSLASREAIADTVELTMRGHCYDAIVGLAGCDKSLPGMMMAMVRLNVPSVFIYGGSILPGKAPQIDEVPEDFRSRDLTVQDMFEAVGRHQNGTMSDKALDVLERVACPSAGACGGQFTANTMACVSEAIGLALMNSSGMPAPYESRDQYAEASGQAVMTLLDRNIRARDVVTRKSLENAARVVACTGGSTNAGLHLPAIAHEAGIEFFLDDVCDIFRETPYFVDLKPGGEYVAKDLFDAGGIPVVMKELRKAGLIHEDCITATGRSIGEELDRIDREADGKVIYPIETPISKTGGVVGLKGNLAPEGAIVKVAGIAEENQKFTGPARVFECEEDAFEAVKKRDYAEGEVIVIRNEGPSGGPGMREMLATTAALSGQGMGKKVALITDGRFSGATRGFCVGHVGPEAAHGGPIALLRNGDMITIDAISGNLSVDLSDDELAARKSDWAGPRETIYGSGALWKYAQLVGATYKGAVTHPGGADERHQYMDL